The genomic segment TTAAGATGACCTAAAAAGACTTTTATCTGAAAAGCTTGTTCTCACTGTTTTAGATCTATTCATATTTCTTATtatgtgttatttaaaaaagatgcATTTCAacactttgtttcttttcatttaattccTTTCATTTGCAGTTAGTCTGCTCCTAtaatgtttacattttcctaAATCTGTGAAAGATTATCTCAAAAAGACCTAATAACCAACTTACTGCATGCTTCTTGTAAAGCTAACTGAGTGTGTCTTCTTTAAATCATTATCTGTCCATGTTAGTGCTATCTTCTCTATATTCAaagcaataacaacaaaagcaaCTTTTCTCACATGTATTTTTCATCATCACCAGTTGATTCAGATTTAAAtgcctaaaaagaaaaacatttacataATTTAGAAAATGTATATTAGGCATTTAGCAAATAACAAATACAATATTTGTTAAAATTTGACCcgtacttttttttctaattttggagACCCTTGTGCTAACCGGCCTGACCAATTAGTTTGATTAAACATTAGTTGTAATTTACCCTTTCTTAGACCCTCAGAAGACCATCTCTCAAACAACAAAACCAATACACTGTCATCTATAAAGGTTATATTGTTCTGCTTGACATGTGTAGTGACAGCCAATAAAACATTTGCATCACTGGCTGCTTCTGACAGTGATGCTGTTGTTGTGACTTCCTATTGATACCAGGGATATGTCATCCAGCTCATTATTTTGGCCAAACCGTGTAATGGAAAGCGATGCGGGGAGCTCTGTTCATCCCTCAGGCCATCTCATATTCTAAcgactttaataaaaaaaaattttaaatctATAAATAAGAATAGCATTGATCACTCAGCAAATATAATTTAAATAGTATATGACATTATGTGAATAGATACTTCagcttgtgtttctgtgcttGAAGGAATAATACAACCCATCCAGTGATGCAGATACCAGACAGAGAGGCATGAGGGAGACGTGGTGGGATTAGGGCAGGAAGCCGGCAGAAGAGATGGATACGGCTGGAGGACACAAACTGATCCTTGTGAAGCAGGCAGCATACAGTGCTGATCCTGGAGTTGGAAGGGTTGTGAGCCGTGAGGCAGGGGCCCCCGGGGCTTGCCTGTGGCTGTCTCTGTCTCCGCCTAGCCCTTTCATTATAGGGCCTCCAGTAAACACGCCTGGGAGCTGAGGGCCACGGGCGAGAAAGAaggagggggggtggggggttggtGTAAGGAGCAGCTGCAGTGTCATTTTCTATACAAGTGGAGCCGCAGCACAAAAGACAGGCAAGGATAGACAAAATGAAGGGAGAGTGGAGAAAAACAAGGACCAGAGAGTTGAGGAAGGGGGGCCTAGAGTAACAGACTGATCAAGCGAGGCTATTTTGTGAGACCAGGGAGATGTGGGGGTATATGAAGTCTTGTTTTTATCTGTGGTGCTTTGCTCCACTGGTAATAAAACTGACAGGATTCATTCACTGTGATATACTGACCTCTTAGAGCGGAGACAATAGAAAAGTAGCTGTTAAACTTACCTAAGGGACTCCTGCACATGGCAGGGGTGTTGGGGTGGGGGGCACGATGTTGTGGAAATAGAATATTTATTGAATAGGTTTTCCCTCTCCTCTGGGAGCCCAGGGATTACATGGCGACAAGCGACTTAAGCACTGAACCGTGCCTTAGCTTGCTATTACCTGCCATTCTGTATTGTAGTCAGTGGTCTATGGCACCTGTGTGCACTGTGACTTCTTTTGATTATTGTGTTTAATCAGGAGCATATaagcagatttaaaaacaaaaaaaaaaaaatttcagacAGCAAATCTTACTGTGTATCAATGTCTTTCCCTCTTCGCCTCCTTCTGTGGGAGTTAATTCAGGTACCGGTCATTACAGCAAGTGATGACATTTTAACATTATTGTGTGAAATAACTTGACCTTTAACTGAGCTATTAAAAGAGCCTATGTAAGATGAAAATACAAGGGAGAGATAAAATGAGAGTCGAAGCGGTGTCTATTTGTCTACATTGCATATTGCACCAAGAAAGTTTAATATATAGATATGTACGGAGCGGAGTGTTATAGAATTGTAAATGTGTAGGTGAACAGCTCGCATATCAGTTAATGAGGGGAAAGGAGAGACATTCAGTGGAGAAGCTATGCATGGTGTATTATCATCCTTCACAGCATAAAGCATGCCAACATTAGCAGGGTCTGTACTAATAGCATTTGTTACCAATCTAGAATATTAACTAGAATTTAACTCTTATATTCTAGGCAGTGATTTGATGATGGAGGGATTCAACACATTTATAAGAGCACTGTCAACAATGAGggcttttaaaatgatttctgcAGAGCAAGGCTGGATGTATTGAATCGTTAAGTATCTTAATGATATAATAGATATCTAGcatatttaactgtttttatttcttgtgTTTTGCGGTCGTGCAAATAATATAAAGGGCATTTAATCAGCTGAAAGGTGTTAATCAAACTTTCACGTCGTACTTTAGAATTAAACTCTAAGTCGATTACAAACATGGAAGCAGCTGAAGTGTGACCTCCCTCCTTCAATCACAAATCCCTTGGCTCTGAAACGGTGTCATGCTGCAATGATTTGTGAAAGTTAGATTGAGGTGTGTGCAGGTAGGCTTTACAGGGAGGGGATTTATTGAAGGTAATAGGTATTGGATCTATAGGAATCCCGTGGAAGCCTTGCCCAAGTCAGCACATCCTCCTGAGATCATGTCACATGACAGACTCGGAGACTCCATGCAGCACGCCAGTTTTAAACATTATCAGTTGAGATAAAAGTGAAGCTATACAACTCGAATGTTTCCAGAAGGCATTTATCGGCATTCTGAATTAATTAATGCACTCATCTTAAAGTGTCTCTAACAAGCATTACATTTGCTCAACTAGTGCATAAACAGAGCTCGCAAGacctgtttttctctctctcgctcgctctcgCTTTCTCTAGTCGACCTTGATCACTTGTCAAGTCGAGACATGTTGAGTGGGAGTCCATTGGTCATCATGCCTGATCTCATCCTGGCCTTCACCACCAGCCTCCCAGATGCATCGTCTACCAGCCCACTGTCTCCATACCTCCATTAAGTCATCTATCTTCCTCTGCTCCACCCCTGATCTTGCCATCAACTCACTTGTCTTGTTTTGCTCTCCCTTTTCAGAGTCTTTAAGTGGACGTCTCAGCATGTCCCTGCCATGTCCGGTCTCTCGTGTTTCATTCATTCTTGCTGAATCTTTCTGAGATTATTCTCCTGGCCTGGCTGCCGCAACACAACATATAAGGTTATAAATGACCTTACCTGTTAGATAGGTAACAACACAAGTTGAAAGGCAAATTTGTGGCAATGGCAATTCGATCGActaacagaacagaaaaaaaaggggaaaaaagcagcagGCAGAGAAAAAATATCCAATAAAGCTTCAGCACCTACGGCAATGGTAAAACAGGCTGTTTGATTCTATAGCCAGGAATGCAACCTGTCAAACACAGTGCCCTTTTAGTAAACCCTAGCCACTGACTGGCCTCAGGCACAATACCCGCCTGCCTCAGGGCTTCAATAACTCCAAACATGATCAGGCATTCTGCAGAATTTCATTTACACTCCATTTCCATCTACAGGCAGCTCTGTTTGGGTAGATCCCTGTTAGGTGAGTGCTCTATTTAACAGAACTGTTTAAAGAGGCCAGCTCACGGGTGTCAAATGGACCTGGGTGAGGTTAAATAATTGAGTTGAGTGAAAAGATAATTAATGGAGAATCAATGAACAAGCTGGGAAGGGGTTAGGAGAGGAAAGTATAGCGGGTGTTCAGGGGATCTCATCTAAGATGTATAAATTATTTAGCAGTCTAAAATGACTTGAATGACAATATGGAGCATTAGGCAGACAGCCTTAAACACATATTCACCTTTGTGGTCTCATGCATATATAACAGTGCATCAAATATCAAACATTGGGTGATGAATTATTTTAAACAATTAATTTTGCATCTTCAAAACCAAGTTTAAATCATCCTACTTTAGTACAGCTGCAATGATAAAGTAAACTGTACGCATGAACCAGCACTAAGCTATGTTGACCGACAGTCCTTGATACACTACATGTCTAGAGAGTAAGTTCAGAGCAGAGTGCATTTGCATTTAGAGTCcttgatgaatgaatgaatgcgtAAAAAGAAACTTGAAGAATGTTTCTTGAATTTGGAGTTCTCTGATAAAATCCCTGTGATTTATCCCACCTCTCCTCTCCCCTCCCCCCGTCAGCCCCTCTGTCTTTAATTAGTGTCTGGGGAATGAAGGAGGGGATGAGTGGACTGTCAATTTtacattcattatttatttagctgAGGTGTAAACTGGCTGGTCCACATTCTGACAGACATTTCTCTTGTGCTCTTTTGCACTTCTGTTTAGGCGATAATCAAGCTCTGTGTATGATACTTACTAATTAGACTGTTCCTTTCGGCGGCAGCGGCTGCATTCTGCCACTTGTCATTTAGCCACAGTACATGTGGGAATGCAAATACCTGTAGCCGCAGTTTTAGACTGTATAGCATGAATTCGCCTTAATGAGGAGAAAGATTGCCGTTTCATTCTTTGGCTGTCATGTTGCCACCTGCTAAGTGGAATGTGCTCTGAATCTGAAGAGCTCAATCTTACAGAGGTGAATATGAGTCAATGGTAAGACAGGATGGTcagcagtaaataaaaaataaataaatctgctgCATGGTCATGTGTGTGCATACATACAAATACATACTTATACATTCTCTAtttcagagtcttcatgcatgcgcatcctcacacacacacgcacacacttgtACTCACCAGTCCGTTCTTCTTCAGGTCTGCCCACATGCTCGTCCCGTCACCACCTCTCATTAGAACATGGTAGGTGAAGAAATAGATGCCAGGCAGTGGGCAGGTGAATTTGCCGGTGCTCGGCTCATAGTAGTTACCTACATTGGTCACCACATCATCAAACTTCAGTATTTCATTGCCTTCGTGTTGCTTTCGTAGCCCTGCGTAAAAGGCAATTTTGGGAGTGTAGAGTGAGGGAGAATAGCCACCAGGGCCTGGACCTTGGGGACCCTGTGGCCCTGGTTTGCCTGGCTCTCCAGGAGGTCCACGTTCTCCTGGAGGCCCAGGGATCCCTGGAGGCCCTCGAAGCCCAGACTTTATCTTCTTTCCAGAGTAATCCTGGGGGGGTGGAGACGCAGCTGTCAGCTCTTGGCCTGGCTGAGACGTGGTGTAAGGATCACATACCATCCTGCAGCTTCCAAGCATTTCATAATGGCTCCCTGCATTTCCAGCATTCCCTCCTTTGGTTGTGTGGACCAGCAAGGGAATGGCAACCAAGAGTATTAGAACCATTGCTACACCTACAGCAGCTCCAATGACACGTTTCCTGCGGCTGAGCCGTGAAGCGGCCAGCGTCAGGAAGTCCTCTTCCCCCTTGGCTGGAATAGTGCCGGCCAGGATGAAGCCTCTCAGTGAACCAGTATGATTTGCAAAAGAGACGAGGAGGACTTGGGGGGGGGAAACTAAGCAACTATGAATGAGAACACAAAATGGCAGAGAGCCACGAAGAAAACAACCAAGGGAGAAAATCCAAGAGAAAATTTAAATGTCCAGGGTTCAAAATATTATGACTATGTGACTGAAATAATACAAACTTCACACGCCACAGTTTTTAGAGAAGTAAGCACAAGAATCTTGATGTCTCAGATTTGTGGTGACATGgtacaaaaaacataatttaattgATTAAGTCTGCTTTGCCTTTTTCTGCCTTCTCCTGGAGTCCTGGAGTTCTGTTCAATTTTCAGCATCAAGCAGAAACCGTAGTTGGCAGTGAGATGGTGATTGTGAAACCAGAGCTTAATTAGAAGTATGCTGAAATGAGAGCTGGTGCCAAATTCATCTCACTGAAGAGGGAGtagaggtttgtttgttttgttggatgAAGAATAAtctacagtttttgttttttgtttcgttttttcaCTGAAAAATCTTCTTTTAAGTCCTCCTCCAACGCAGAGGATTTCACTTCATGTGTATATCTCACTTAATGCCATggctgaaagtaaaaaaaaagttcatcaAAGATCTCTGGCTGACACAATCATCCTAAGATCTCCCACTTTTATCTGTTCACattaaaaagatgtttttcaGGAAACCAAAAGCGATTTTGTTGACTTGGGCGTGCTTTTCAAACGTTCCTCTTCTGGCTATAGCTGGATCTAAAAAGGATGGTAAAAAGAGCAGAGACACTCAATAACTGATTTGGTCTGACTTActacacacatgtacacaattTAAATGAAGCAcagcattaaaagaaaaaaaaagtaaaacaatgaaattaaagtaaagTGATGGAATTAAAAtgttcagtttaaaataaatataggaCTCATTCTTTATAGAAATATGCCAAACAGATATACATATTTTTACaggtgatttatttattcacgCAAAACATCTGCAACGAGTCTGTGGTTAAAAGTAAATtgctaaataaaactgaaaaattataaaCTCACCATTGGCTCTTTATAATCCCTTAATTTCTGAAGGACAAAATCTGTGTGCCTCAGTGTACTTCACGCGTCCCATCAAATGACTGAAGGACTTTGGACCGCTACGGTGCCAAATGGAGAGCTGGAGAGCCGACGGGCGCGCAGGAAATGCCAAGAAAGTGAGTTTTTCAATCAGAGCGTAATCCCCTCCTTTCTTTCCaggtagaaaaaaaagtctaaacGATATAAACTTCGGAGGAATTTAAACCTTGCAAATATCTGCTTGAACACTTTTTTTACGCAATTCCAAATGAAAGCGCACGCCGGTCTGACGTTCCTATCCAGAGGGTCTGTCCACTGTATCGCCTTTCGTAGCGCTTGGTCCATGGGCAGTCCTAGTCTACACCTGTtagatttctctctctctctctctctctctctctctctctctctctctctctctctctctcccttgcGCTATCcccgttttgttttttcttttttctttttttgtttttgtttttttgctaaaACGGATGTTTTTTGCTAAATTCTTTTTTATACACACTCACAATAGcaaatattattatttcattattatggCTTTCATGTATTATGTTGCTGTTGTTCATATTGTCATTATGCTGCACTTATTTACCTTCAAACTGACACAAATGTGGACTAAACCACACATATTGTTCCATCTGTATCTCGCTACCCCGACATTCACCTGTTGTTAGAGGCAAACTCTAGGCAAGCAAAATGTTTGATAGAGTGTTGCAAAGGGAAGGCAGATGTTTTCATCTTCTCTGTGCCAGGCAAGGGAGGACAGAGCATGGTGACTAAGTAAAAGCTGCCTCGGCATGATGTGTGAGGAATGGAGAGGAGACACTAAATGTTCCCCAGAccattgtctgtgtgtgtgactcgCATCCCACTGCTATAAAGCCTCATTAGTGAGACACCCTGCCCCAGACATTGtgctgctctttttcttttacctaAAAACTCACACACAGGCACATACAATGCCTCTACttcagtgtttacacacatgcaTCCTAGTGGATGTACGGAAACAGACAAAGAGATTTTACACCATTAATTCTGGAAAGGCAAGTTTTGCATCCTTGTATCAGCATTCCCTACAGTTTTAGTTACCACGGCATCACTTTCACTGGTGGTCACATTTCATTTCAGAAACATATTGGGCAGATTTTTAGTTCATATCATCATTTCCTTGGAGTCTCGTGTCACCTGTCTGACAGGCACAATCACACATCTGCGAGTTTAAAGTTTAATGGCCGAAGTAGTGGCAGCAAGGGGAAGAGGTCTGCATTCAGTATTGATGATTCACTTTTCATCAACCCCCACCTCCCTTGACCTCCATCTCCTCAAATACGATGACCACTGTCTGGTAATGTAGGGATCATCACCTTATCCCACCGGACATGGAGAGATAAATAATCACCAAGTTTTAAGGTGGCTTTCTAAGGATGGTTTGGACTTAGTGGGAAATTGGTAAAGTGTCGGAAAGGTTTGGGGAGCGATATCAGGCAATATTTCTGTTGGGAGATGCTGGTGCAGCTGGGCAGCACCGGGACGAGTTAAATGCTGTGTCAGTCCCAGTTTGCAGGTCAGTCAGTCTGTCCCACTAGAACAGTGCTCAGAGCTCCTAAGCAGCATGGGGAAGATAATCATTGCCAACAGTCAGAGGCAATATGCTCAGGATTGGATTTTTAAAGCCTGTTAAAATATTACTGAGGTGATTAATATTGAAATATGTGCATGTCTTTCAGCTGTCTGTTCCCTCTCTCCCTATTCTCCTCTTGATTCATTCCCCTGACTATTCGCGCTCACCTAAAATTTCAATATTATGCATTATGTTGATGAAGTGTGTCTTCTTTTTATTCAGTGCAATTGCTTTATCATGTTACCTGTTCTGATTTCACTGTGACTCACACAGAATCGACTGACACCAGCAGCAAAAGGGCCATAGGAGAATAGGTACTGGGCTTTTTGAGTTATTAGTTTGTTTAATAATTAATTTCATATATTATGATACACCAAGAATAAATCTCTGTCTTTTGTGCACACGCCTGCATAATCCGAGCACCAGTTTTTCTCTCGACTCCTCTGTGTAAATAAGTAAGAGCGAGGCAGAAACTTATTTATGGCCACATTACTCACGTTATGTTTCTCTTCTGCTGTTGCTCTTTTGTCGGCATAGTTTCTTAAAGACATACTAATTCTTCAGTGCCTCGATCCATAGCAATCGTCAAATAGTTTCACATTTACAAAAATTGAATCTTTCTTGCTCGCAGACTAGGAATCAACCAGGAATAGATACGTTGCATACGACACATGATATGTTTTGTGCAAATTTCTCATATTGAGCATCAGTTCTTTCATGGATGATGGCATAATGTCCCCAAGAGGTGCATAGCTGTAGGAGTACTATTACTCCCTGGGGAACCACCATGCACATCTTCCATAGTTAACACTGACAGCTATTCAACTATCAGGGTCCTGTTCTTTGCTATGTAGATTGTACTCTAGTGGATCAATTTAGAGGTCATTAGGGGCATAAAGGTGGTCCGGGACAAGTGTTAAATTgtacagatgaaaaaaaaatgtatagtgAGACAAGTCTTGTCTTTAAATCAAAAGTAACATAGATCAGTAATATAAAAGGAACGCTTTCATTTAGTCTGTCTCTTGAAAATGCGGTTCCAGTTGGATGTATGTTGGAGTAAAAGAAAAGCGCAATGCAAAAAACATGGAACAAAATGCATTTGAAAATatatgatgtctgtttattttttggctAACTATCTGGAAagctttatttactttatttcttACCTGGGAgtgtgtgttgtactgtattGAAAGAGTAGGCTTATAAGCTTAGCGTGGATGAGTGTGGATGTGCCTACATCCTGGTGCTCTGCTGTTTCATTAGGCTCTGATTATGGGGCCTGATGCAGAGTGACAGTGTGCAGATTGAGTTGCACAGCCACTCTAATTCTCTCTATTAATAACAACCCTCCACACTGCCGTCCTGAACCACATTTATTAATCACAATTTGTCATCTGTCCGATGCTCCACCCTCTCCTTCTCCCTTCCGAATaccctccctctctttatttgtGTTCTCCTCCAGCCTCCCTCCCAACAGGGCCAGTTATCCCTTGCACCACTCCACCTCCGCCTCCTCCCACCCTCTACACCAGCTCCATTCGCCATCAACTCAGAGACATGGTCCAGCATACAGAGGGATGTTCTCACTCtctccactcacacacactctcccaCTCACTTTAACTGCACTCTGGATTGAGTGTGATTAATCAAAAGCTCTCCAGCTTTAATTGGCCAAATAACAGTTAACAACTTGGATTGTGTGGACTGTTTTAGTAACAATTTACTGAAGATTATAATAAATTGCAATAAAACAAACCTCAATTTACAATTAGTGAGCAGTTATGATGCGCGTTGCCGGACTTGCAACACATCCAAACCATGTACAGTGTAATGCATCAGTATATGGATGTTCAACCGTTTGGTGAGATAGCGTGCAATGGCCTTTTGGAAAACATTGATTCTTTCTAGCATTAATCCCAGCCATCTGAAATTTCTATTTACACAAATGCTGGCATTTAATCAATATGTATGCTGGAGATATGCACAAAGTATTATTGCATTATAGGTGCGAAAATATCCTCATAACTAAAAATCACATTTCTGCTCATGTCTCATTCAAATGGCCCTTGACCCcacaaagaaagatgatttATGAGTCAGCCGGTCCCCTAGGTCTTGCTCTGCCATTCCAATTTTCAGGGTAAGGTTACGCTCATTATATTGACACTTTTAGGATATTCATTTACACTGAAGTCCAATTTTACCACACATTAGAACTTTTCTCCTAGTTCGTTTCTCCAAGAGTTACAAACGTGTGAAATCGGTCTGATTGTTCACTGCAGCAGATTTAAAAAGCAATGCCTCCACTGCTGTGCAGCACTGTTCTTCTAATTACACCGCAACCAAACCAGCCCTCCGCTGCTCAGCGCTACACCCTCCAGAA from the Pelmatolapia mariae isolate MD_Pm_ZW linkage group LG20, Pm_UMD_F_2, whole genome shotgun sequence genome contains:
- the c1ql4a gene encoding complement C1q-like protein 4, whose product is MVLILLVAIPLLVHTTKGGNAGNAGSHYEMLGSCRMVCDPYTTSQPGQELTAASPPPQDYSGKKIKSGLRGPPGIPGPPGERGPPGEPGKPGPQGPQGPGPGGYSPSLYTPKIAFYAGLRKQHEGNEILKFDDVVTNVGNYYEPSTGKFTCPLPGIYFFTYHVLMRGGDGTSMWADLKKNGLVRASAIAQDADQNYDYASNSVILHLDVGDEVCVQLDGGKVHGGNTNKYSTFSGFLIYPD